The following coding sequences are from one Paenibacillus stellifer window:
- a CDS encoding alpha-ketoacid dehydrogenase subunit beta, with translation MAQMNMKEAIRDAMRVELKRDPNVLIFGEDVGHVGGVFRATEGLQKEFGEDRVFDTPLAESAIGGLAVGLGVQGFRPIAEIQFVGFIFEALDQIVVQAARLRYRTGGKYNAPIVFRTPFGGGVKAAELHTDSLEGLIAQSPGIKVVIPSNPYDAKGLMIAAIRDNDPVFFMEHLNLYHAFRAEVPEEDYTVEIGKANVVREGSDVTIVAYGLMVHTATKAADELEKSGIKAEIIDLRTVSPIDIDTIVESVKKTNRVIVVQEAQKSAGVAAEVIAQINEKALLHLEAPVLRVTGPDTVYPFAQIEDTWLPNPSRIIAGVKKVLEF, from the coding sequence ATGGCACAAATGAATATGAAAGAAGCGATTCGCGACGCGATGCGCGTCGAATTAAAGCGCGACCCGAATGTCCTGATCTTTGGCGAAGACGTAGGCCATGTTGGCGGCGTATTTCGCGCAACGGAAGGACTTCAGAAAGAATTCGGCGAAGACCGCGTATTCGATACACCGCTGGCCGAGTCCGCAATCGGCGGTCTTGCTGTCGGACTTGGCGTACAGGGCTTCCGGCCGATCGCCGAAATTCAGTTCGTCGGCTTCATCTTTGAAGCGCTGGACCAAATCGTGGTTCAAGCTGCTCGTCTGCGCTACCGCACAGGCGGCAAATATAATGCGCCGATCGTATTCCGTACGCCTTTTGGCGGCGGGGTAAAAGCGGCAGAGCTTCACACCGACTCCCTGGAAGGCCTGATCGCACAGAGCCCGGGCATCAAGGTTGTTATTCCTTCCAACCCGTATGACGCGAAAGGCTTGATGATTGCCGCTATCCGCGACAATGACCCGGTATTCTTCATGGAGCATCTGAATCTCTATCATGCATTCCGTGCAGAAGTTCCGGAAGAGGATTATACAGTTGAGATCGGCAAAGCCAACGTTGTGCGCGAAGGCTCCGATGTTACAATCGTTGCTTACGGCCTGATGGTACATACCGCCACCAAGGCTGCAGATGAGCTCGAGAAGAGCGGAATCAAGGCCGAAATTATCGACCTGCGCACCGTCAGCCCGATCGATATCGATACAATCGTCGAATCCGTCAAGAAGACGAACCGCGTAATTGTCGTTCAGGAAGCCCAGAAGAGCGCCGGCGTAGCCGCAGAAGTAATTGCTCAGATCAATGAAAAAGCGCTGCTGCACCTGGAAGCTCCGGTTCTCCGCGTAACCGGTCCGGACACTGTATATCCGTTTGCCCAGATCGAAGATACCTGGCTGCCGAACCCGTCGCGTATTATTGCCGGCGTCAAGAAAGTACTGGAATTCTAA
- a CDS encoding dihydrolipoamide acetyltransferase family protein, with translation MTKFNYPFPELGEGLHEGEIIKMHIKAGDKVTDEDIIMEVQNDKAVVEVPCPVNGTVLEVLAKDGDVFRVGQTVAVIDAEGDIPEQEGGHEEEQGAQEADSAKGSADTASSPAATSPSDAKAGEAVPAPDRDVLATPGVRKFARDNSVDISKVNGTGKSGKITREDVEAFLNGGQSAAPASASAAAEGAPADKTAAPAAAASGNVSLEEERVPFKGIRKAIANAMVKSAYTAPHVTIMDEVDVTELVAFRTRMKPVAEKKGVKVTYLPFIVKALVAASRQFPALNATIDEEANEIVYKKYYNIGIATDTDNGLIVPVIKDADRKSIWMIASAISDLAARGREGKLSPNEMKGSTISITNIGSAGGMFFTPIINYPEVAILGTGRISEKPVVKNGEIVAAPVMALSLSFDHRLIDGATAQNFMNYIKSLLANPELLVMEV, from the coding sequence GTGACTAAATTTAATTACCCGTTCCCCGAACTGGGCGAAGGCCTGCATGAAGGCGAAATTATCAAAATGCATATTAAGGCCGGGGACAAAGTAACCGACGAAGATATCATCATGGAAGTGCAAAACGACAAGGCGGTTGTGGAAGTTCCATGTCCCGTTAACGGTACCGTTCTTGAAGTATTGGCGAAGGATGGAGACGTATTCCGCGTAGGCCAGACAGTGGCTGTCATCGACGCGGAAGGCGATATTCCGGAACAAGAAGGCGGCCATGAGGAAGAACAGGGCGCCCAGGAAGCCGACTCCGCCAAAGGCAGCGCGGATACCGCTTCTTCCCCTGCGGCAACCAGCCCGTCTGACGCCAAAGCCGGCGAAGCGGTACCGGCTCCGGACCGCGATGTGCTGGCTACGCCTGGCGTTCGCAAGTTCGCCCGCGACAACAGCGTGGACATCTCGAAGGTGAACGGAACCGGCAAGAGCGGCAAGATTACCCGTGAAGACGTTGAAGCCTTCCTGAACGGCGGCCAGAGCGCAGCTCCGGCGTCCGCATCGGCTGCCGCAGAAGGTGCTCCAGCCGACAAAACTGCTGCACCTGCAGCCGCGGCTTCGGGCAATGTCAGCCTGGAAGAAGAGCGCGTGCCGTTCAAGGGCATCCGCAAGGCGATCGCCAATGCGATGGTCAAATCGGCATACACCGCTCCTCATGTTACGATTATGGACGAAGTGGACGTAACCGAGCTCGTAGCTTTCCGTACCCGCATGAAGCCTGTTGCTGAGAAGAAGGGCGTGAAGGTGACTTATCTTCCGTTCATCGTCAAGGCTCTCGTAGCGGCTTCCCGCCAGTTCCCGGCGCTGAATGCAACCATCGACGAAGAAGCGAACGAAATCGTGTACAAGAAATACTACAACATCGGTATCGCTACAGACACGGATAATGGTCTGATCGTTCCGGTAATCAAGGATGCCGACCGCAAGAGCATCTGGATGATCGCTTCGGCCATCAGCGACCTGGCCGCCCGCGGTCGCGAAGGCAAGCTGAGCCCGAACGAAATGAAGGGCAGCACGATCTCCATCACGAACATCGGCTCCGCCGGAGGCATGTTCTTCACTCCGATCATCAACTATCCGGAAGTGGCCATCCTCGGAACAGGCCGCATCAGCGAGAAGCCAGTCGTGAAGAACGGCGAAATCGTCGCTGCACCGGTTATGGCTCTGTCCCTGAGCTTCGACCACCGTCTCATCGACGGCGCAACCGCACAGAACTTTATGAACTACATTAAATCGCTGCTCGCTAATCCCGAGCTGCTGGTTATGGAGGTGTAA
- a CDS encoding dihydrofolate reductase — MEISLIWAMGHDGVIGKGGTMPWHLPRDFAFFKERTMGRAMLMGRKTWDSLGGKPLPGRTSIVLTRDDSFSAEGAKVVHSLEEALQAAGDETELMVIGGAEIYKITLPVADRLIVTLIEESFDGDTFFPEIDWSQWTEVSSENGIKDEKNPYDYRFVVYERLDRNSAT; from the coding sequence GTGGAGATCAGTCTGATTTGGGCTATGGGGCATGATGGCGTCATCGGCAAAGGAGGCACCATGCCCTGGCATTTGCCTCGTGATTTTGCCTTTTTCAAAGAGCGGACGATGGGCCGGGCGATGCTGATGGGCCGCAAAACCTGGGATTCTCTTGGAGGGAAGCCGCTGCCTGGCAGAACAAGCATTGTCCTGACGCGAGACGACAGCTTCAGCGCCGAAGGGGCGAAGGTCGTTCACAGTCTTGAAGAGGCCCTGCAGGCGGCGGGTGACGAGACAGAACTGATGGTGATCGGGGGAGCGGAGATTTACAAGATCACGCTGCCTGTTGCCGACCGGCTGATCGTTACTCTGATCGAAGAGTCATTTGACGGAGATACCTTCTTTCCGGAGATTGACTGGAGCCAGTGGACCGAGGTTTCAAGCGAAAACGGAATCAAGGATGAGAAGAATCCATATGATTACCGGTTTGTTGTATATGAGCGTCTGGACCGTAACTCAGCGACCTGA
- a CDS encoding low molecular weight protein-tyrosine-phosphatase produces the protein MLKVLFVCLGNICRSPMAEAVLRHKVKEAGLEHQISVDSAGTGDWHIGKPPHKGTRAVLDSFGISYEGMAARRVVPEDFGGFDYLICMDQSNGANVRKLPGSEKANIMFFMDLLPDESLREVPDPYFTGNFDEVYRLVDAGCSVLLDKLKSQI, from the coding sequence ATGCTGAAAGTGCTGTTTGTCTGTCTGGGCAACATCTGCCGTTCGCCGATGGCCGAGGCGGTTCTCCGGCATAAAGTGAAGGAGGCCGGGCTGGAGCACCAAATCTCGGTCGATTCGGCCGGAACGGGGGACTGGCATATCGGCAAGCCGCCCCATAAAGGCACGAGAGCCGTTCTGGATTCGTTCGGAATCAGTTATGAAGGCATGGCTGCCCGCAGAGTCGTCCCGGAGGACTTTGGCGGCTTCGACTATTTGATCTGCATGGATCAGTCCAACGGCGCCAATGTCCGCAAGCTGCCTGGGAGCGAGAAGGCCAACATCATGTTCTTTATGGATCTGCTGCCGGATGAGAGCCTGAGAGAAGTACCCGATCCTTATTTTACGGGTAATTTCGATGAGGTGTATCGCCTGGTTGATGCAGGCTGTTCCGTTCTGCTGGACAAGCTAAAGTCGCAGATATAA
- a CDS encoding glutamate synthase subunit beta, which yields MSTPTGFMEYKRQLPGDRDPEQRVKDWEEFHHHLSEEELRTQGARCMDCGTPYCHTGIDMAGATLGCPVHNLIPEWNNLVYRGLWREALERLHKTNNFPEFTGSICPAPCEGSCTVGLIGQPVTIKTIELAIIDKGFEEGWVVPEPPEKRTGKKVAIVGSGPSGLAAAAQLNKAGHTVTVYERSDRVGGLLTYGIPTMKLDKRIVQRRVDLLEAEGVNFVVNTEIGKDIPSQQLVDEYDAVVLCGGATKARRFTAEGGDLNGVVYAMDYLNGTIKSYLESGLEDGDYLSAEGKDVIVLGGGDTGSDCVATALRHGCKSVTQFGTHEKAPLVRDPIANPWPQFPNVYTLDYAQEEAKAVFGKDPREFSIMTTKFVGDENGNLKELHTVQIHRTVDETGRKIYQPIPGTEKVYPAQLALIAIGFDGPEQDLIQELKLETDRRTNVKAAYGKFSTNVDKVFAAGDMRRGQSLVVWAINEGRAAAREVDKYLMGSTVLA from the coding sequence ATGTCGACACCTACAGGATTTATGGAGTACAAAAGACAGCTCCCGGGCGACCGCGACCCGGAGCAGCGTGTGAAGGACTGGGAAGAGTTTCACCACCACCTGTCTGAAGAAGAGCTGCGGACACAGGGCGCCCGCTGCATGGACTGCGGCACGCCGTACTGCCATACGGGAATCGACATGGCGGGAGCTACGCTTGGCTGCCCGGTTCATAATCTGATTCCGGAGTGGAACAATCTCGTCTACCGCGGACTCTGGAGAGAAGCGCTGGAGCGTCTGCACAAGACGAACAACTTCCCGGAATTTACCGGCAGCATCTGTCCGGCTCCTTGCGAAGGTTCCTGTACCGTCGGCCTGATCGGCCAGCCGGTGACGATCAAGACGATCGAGCTGGCGATTATCGACAAGGGCTTTGAAGAGGGCTGGGTCGTTCCCGAGCCACCGGAGAAGCGCACGGGCAAGAAGGTTGCGATCGTCGGCTCCGGTCCGTCCGGACTCGCCGCAGCCGCTCAGCTGAACAAAGCCGGTCATACGGTTACCGTCTATGAGCGCAGCGACCGTGTCGGCGGCCTGCTGACCTATGGCATTCCGACGATGAAGCTTGACAAGCGCATCGTGCAGCGCCGTGTGGATCTGTTGGAAGCCGAAGGCGTGAACTTCGTCGTGAACACGGAGATCGGCAAGGATATTCCGTCGCAGCAGCTCGTTGACGAGTACGATGCTGTCGTGCTCTGCGGGGGCGCAACCAAAGCCCGCCGTTTCACCGCTGAAGGCGGCGATCTGAACGGCGTCGTCTATGCGATGGATTACCTGAACGGAACGATCAAGAGCTACCTTGAATCGGGACTTGAGGACGGCGATTACCTGTCAGCTGAAGGCAAGGACGTCATCGTCCTCGGCGGAGGCGATACAGGCTCCGACTGTGTGGCGACAGCTCTTCGCCACGGCTGCAAGAGCGTGACCCAGTTCGGCACGCATGAGAAAGCGCCGCTGGTCCGTGATCCGATTGCGAACCCTTGGCCGCAGTTCCCGAACGTATACACACTGGATTACGCTCAGGAAGAAGCCAAAGCCGTGTTCGGCAAGGACCCTCGCGAATTCTCGATCATGACGACGAAATTCGTCGGCGACGAGAACGGCAACCTGAAGGAGCTGCACACCGTGCAGATTCACCGGACAGTTGACGAGACGGGCCGCAAAATCTATCAGCCGATTCCGGGCACGGAGAAGGTATATCCGGCCCAGCTGGCCCTCATCGCTATCGGCTTCGACGGACCGGAGCAGGACCTTATTCAGGAGCTGAAGCTGGAGACGGACCGCCGCACGAACGTCAAAGCCGCATATGGCAAGTTCAGCACCAACGTGGACAAAGTGTTTGCCGCTGGCGACATGCGCCGCGGACAGAGCCTTGTGGTCTGGGCAATCAATGAAGGCCGCGCAGCTGCGCGCGAGGTGGACAAGTATTTGATGGGCTCCACCGTGCTTGCTTAA
- the lpdA gene encoding dihydrolipoyl dehydrogenase: protein MVVGDASLDIDTLVIGAGPGGYVAAIRAAQLGQKVLIVDKSEVGGVCLNRGCIPSKALISAAHQYESAKHGEAFGISAENVKVDFAKTQEFKAGVVKKLTGGVAGLLKGNKVEIFNGECMFISTTEARVFNDHESPRYRFKNCIIATGSRPIELKPFPFGGRILSSTEALELPEIPKSLIVIGGGYIGAELGQMYSKFGTKVTIIEGLDTVLPGFDKDMTRLVAKNMAKTGIEIVTNAKAESAEQTDKDVTVKYSVNGESKEVTAEYLLVTVGRRPNTDGELGLDLIGVELDERGLIKVDHQGRTNIPNIFAIGDVVPGLALAHKASYEGKIAAEAIAGHKSVVDYKVIPAVVFTDPECSSVGLTEKEAKDKGYKVKAGKFPFAGNGRALSLNNADGFIKIVANEENNLVLGAQIVGIEASNLIAELGLAIEMGATLEDISLTIHAHPTLGEVVMEAAELVEGHPIHVLSR from the coding sequence ATGGTAGTGGGAGACGCTTCACTCGATATTGATACATTGGTAATTGGTGCCGGTCCTGGCGGATATGTAGCGGCCATCCGCGCCGCCCAGCTGGGTCAAAAGGTTCTCATCGTCGATAAATCCGAAGTCGGCGGCGTGTGTCTGAATCGGGGCTGTATTCCTTCGAAGGCGCTGATCTCGGCGGCTCATCAATATGAGTCTGCCAAGCACGGCGAAGCATTCGGCATCAGCGCCGAGAACGTGAAGGTCGACTTCGCCAAGACGCAGGAATTCAAAGCCGGCGTCGTGAAGAAGCTCACCGGCGGTGTAGCTGGCCTGCTGAAAGGCAACAAGGTTGAAATCTTCAACGGTGAATGCATGTTCATCAGCACGACGGAGGCCCGTGTGTTCAACGACCACGAATCCCCGCGCTACCGCTTCAAGAACTGCATTATCGCGACGGGCTCCCGTCCGATTGAGCTCAAGCCCTTCCCGTTCGGTGGACGCATCCTGTCCTCCACGGAAGCGTTGGAGCTGCCTGAAATTCCGAAGAGCCTGATCGTTATCGGCGGCGGATATATCGGCGCCGAGCTCGGTCAAATGTACTCGAAATTCGGCACTAAGGTAACGATCATCGAGGGCTTGGATACTGTGCTTCCTGGCTTCGACAAGGATATGACCCGTCTGGTTGCCAAGAATATGGCGAAGACCGGCATTGAAATCGTAACGAACGCCAAGGCCGAAAGCGCCGAGCAGACCGACAAAGATGTAACGGTTAAATACTCCGTTAACGGCGAGTCCAAGGAAGTTACGGCTGAATATCTGCTCGTAACAGTCGGACGCCGTCCGAACACCGACGGCGAGCTGGGTCTGGACCTCATCGGCGTCGAGCTGGATGAACGCGGTCTGATCAAGGTCGATCATCAGGGACGCACCAACATCCCGAACATCTTCGCCATCGGCGACGTTGTACCGGGTCTGGCGCTGGCTCACAAAGCTTCTTACGAAGGCAAAATCGCCGCTGAAGCGATCGCAGGACATAAATCCGTTGTGGACTACAAGGTCATCCCGGCCGTTGTGTTCACCGATCCAGAATGCTCCAGCGTCGGCCTGACGGAGAAGGAAGCGAAGGATAAGGGCTACAAGGTGAAGGCCGGCAAGTTCCCGTTCGCGGGCAACGGACGCGCACTGTCCTTGAACAATGCGGACGGCTTCATCAAGATTGTGGCGAACGAAGAGAACAATCTGGTGCTGGGCGCGCAAATCGTCGGCATCGAAGCTTCGAACCTGATCGCCGAGCTGGGTCTGGCTATTGAGATGGGCGCAACGCTTGAAGATATCTCCCTGACCATCCATGCGCATCCGACTCTCGGCGAAGTGGTCATGGAAGCAGCTGAACTGGTCGAAGGACATCCGATCCACGTACTGTCCCGCTAA
- the thyA gene encoding thymidylate synthase, with amino-acid sequence MRKYLDLLQDILDHGTRKSDRTGTGTISVFGRQLHFDLSEGFPLLTTKRIHLKSVIHELLWFLKGETNISYLKENGVTIWDEWADENGNLGPVYGSQWRAWESADGRHIDQITQVIEAIRRSPDSRRHIVSAWNVGEIDQMKLPPCHFVFQFYVADGKLSCMLTMRSVDTFLGLPFNIASYALLTHMVAQQTGLTPGEFIWSGGDVHIYTNHLEQVATQLAREPYELPKLVIRRKPDSIFDYTFDDFEFVDYRYHPGIKAPVSV; translated from the coding sequence TTGCGTAAATATCTCGATTTGTTGCAGGATATTCTGGATCACGGCACGCGCAAGAGCGACCGTACGGGAACGGGTACGATATCCGTATTCGGCCGCCAGCTGCATTTTGATCTCTCGGAAGGGTTTCCGCTGCTCACGACCAAGCGGATTCATTTGAAGTCGGTAATCCATGAACTGCTGTGGTTTCTAAAGGGGGAGACGAACATCTCCTACTTGAAGGAGAATGGCGTCACCATCTGGGACGAATGGGCAGACGAGAACGGAAATCTCGGGCCGGTGTACGGCTCGCAGTGGAGAGCCTGGGAGAGCGCTGACGGACGGCATATCGACCAGATTACACAGGTCATTGAAGCGATCCGCAGAAGCCCCGATTCCCGCCGACATATCGTCAGCGCCTGGAATGTCGGGGAGATTGATCAGATGAAGCTGCCTCCCTGCCATTTCGTCTTTCAATTCTATGTGGCGGACGGCAAGCTGAGCTGCATGCTGACCATGCGATCGGTGGACACGTTCCTCGGTCTTCCGTTCAATATTGCCAGCTATGCGCTGCTGACCCATATGGTCGCCCAGCAGACGGGACTTACACCGGGTGAATTTATTTGGTCCGGCGGCGATGTGCACATCTACACCAATCATCTGGAGCAGGTGGCGACCCAGCTGGCCCGTGAGCCTTACGAGCTGCCGAAGCTGGTAATCCGCCGCAAGCCGGACAGCATTTTCGATTACACGTTCGATGACTTCGAATTTGTGGATTACCGGTACCATCCGGGCATTAAGGCGCCTGTTTCGGTTTAG
- the pdhA gene encoding pyruvate dehydrogenase (acetyl-transferring) E1 component subunit alpha, whose product MSKVPYEVYTEDVEALSVLSPAGEVINKDKMPALTDDQLKEIAYRMIFTRTWDDRAVNLGRQGRLGFYAPTSGQEATMVGSEFALEKEDFVCPGYRDIPQLVWHGLPLHQAFLYSRGHQHGGEIPEDVNVLPPQIIIGAQIVHATGIAMGFKLKNEKKVAITYTGDGGSSEGDFYEGMNFAGRFKLPVIFFVQNNGYAITTPFAKQTAAKSIAHKAVAAGITGVKVDGMDIFAVIQAVREAAERARNGEGPTLIEAVTYRFRPHSLSDDASKYRTKEEEGEWNEKDPIARVVKYLGSKGLWSDEDTQRVKDEAKAKVNEEIKIAEKTEKMTVPGLLDSMFEKTPKHLEEQKADFE is encoded by the coding sequence ATGAGTAAAGTTCCTTACGAAGTTTATACGGAGGATGTAGAGGCTCTTTCGGTCCTTTCCCCGGCTGGAGAAGTGATCAACAAAGACAAGATGCCCGCGCTTACCGACGATCAATTGAAAGAAATTGCTTACCGCATGATTTTCACCCGCACCTGGGACGACCGTGCCGTTAACTTGGGTCGCCAGGGCCGCCTTGGCTTCTATGCTCCAACATCCGGACAGGAAGCAACTATGGTCGGCAGCGAGTTCGCACTTGAGAAGGAAGATTTCGTCTGCCCGGGCTACCGCGATATTCCGCAGCTCGTATGGCACGGACTTCCGCTTCACCAGGCATTCCTCTATTCCCGCGGCCATCAACACGGCGGTGAAATTCCTGAGGATGTCAACGTACTGCCTCCACAGATTATTATCGGAGCCCAGATCGTGCATGCCACAGGCATTGCAATGGGCTTTAAATTGAAGAATGAGAAGAAAGTCGCCATTACTTATACCGGTGACGGCGGTTCCTCCGAAGGCGATTTCTACGAAGGCATGAACTTCGCAGGACGCTTCAAGCTGCCGGTTATTTTCTTTGTTCAGAATAACGGCTACGCCATCACGACTCCTTTCGCGAAGCAGACGGCTGCCAAATCGATCGCTCATAAAGCGGTTGCTGCCGGTATTACCGGCGTGAAGGTTGACGGCATGGATATCTTCGCGGTCATCCAGGCGGTTCGTGAAGCCGCAGAGCGCGCACGCAATGGCGAAGGCCCGACGCTGATCGAAGCTGTAACGTACCGTTTCCGTCCGCACTCCTTGTCCGACGACGCTTCCAAGTATCGTACCAAGGAAGAAGAAGGCGAGTGGAACGAGAAGGACCCGATCGCGCGTGTCGTGAAGTATCTGGGATCCAAAGGACTCTGGAGCGACGAAGATACCCAGCGCGTGAAGGACGAGGCGAAGGCCAAGGTTAACGAAGAAATCAAGATCGCGGAAAAAACCGAAAAAATGACCGTTCCCGGCCTGCTCGACTCCATGTTCGAGAAGACGCCGAAGCATCTTGAAGAACAAAAAGCCGATTTTGAATAA
- a CDS encoding alpha/beta hydrolase encodes MDESVFLKRTIVKHTLWSDQLQENRKLRVYLPPGYNELLSYPVVYCQDGEEFFNFGRIATIAGRLILEEGAEPFIIVGVEVNVAVRTQEYAPFGSRFDAYLNCFAEEIIPYIEENYPVRRTPSERIVAGDSLGGSVSLHLALRYPNLFHRVLSLSGAFYPLTLEWIEDESDLSWLDINMVVGLQERDYQTDTGVYDFVQLNRDAKQLLEERGAKVDYREKDGRHLWGFWQKELPESLLYFLNA; translated from the coding sequence ATGGATGAATCTGTTTTTCTGAAACGAACAATTGTCAAACATACCCTTTGGAGCGACCAGCTGCAGGAGAACCGCAAGCTGCGCGTCTACCTTCCGCCCGGCTATAATGAGCTCCTCAGCTATCCCGTTGTATACTGCCAGGACGGTGAAGAGTTCTTCAATTTCGGACGGATCGCGACGATTGCCGGCAGACTCATTCTCGAGGAAGGCGCGGAACCTTTCATAATAGTAGGAGTCGAAGTCAATGTCGCCGTCCGGACGCAGGAGTACGCGCCATTCGGGAGCCGGTTCGACGCCTACCTGAATTGCTTCGCCGAAGAGATTATCCCCTATATCGAAGAGAATTATCCGGTACGCCGTACTCCTTCCGAACGAATTGTTGCCGGCGACTCGCTTGGCGGAAGCGTCTCGCTGCATCTGGCACTGCGTTACCCGAATCTGTTTCATCGGGTTCTCAGCTTGTCGGGAGCCTTCTACCCGCTTACTCTGGAATGGATCGAGGACGAAAGCGACCTGTCCTGGCTCGATATCAACATGGTCGTCGGTCTTCAGGAGCGAGACTACCAGACCGATACGGGCGTCTATGATTTTGTCCAGCTGAACCGCGACGCGAAGCAGCTTCTGGAGGAGCGCGGCGCCAAGGTAGATTACCGGGAGAAGGACGGCCGTCACCTGTGGGGCTTCTGGCAGAAAGAGCTTCCGGAATCGCTCCTCTATTTCTTAAACGCTTGA